In the Nitrospirota bacterium genome, GATGGCCACGCCAAGATCGTAGCCCAGGAGTGCGCGCAAATCCTTATCATGAATGCCGCCAATAACCAACCCTGCGACCCCCACCTCTTTCGCGCGAGTCAGCGCCTCCGACGAGATGAAGGAGCCCCCCACGACGACCTTGCCCTTCATGGCCGTCGTCAGGTGACGCGGCGTGAGCACTTCGTCCGGCGACGTCACGGCAATCACGATCTCGCCCCTGGTTTCACCACCGATGCCAAAGATGCCCTGCACCAGGCTGCAATCAGTCTCAACCACGACGCCCTGCAGGGGAATCACCTCGACAATGAGCCCATCCACATAGCCGAGCAACTCCAGGACGCGCGGCGGTTCTCGCAACAGCACCTGGCCTGTGACGGTCGACAGGGATTCCACGATACCGGTGATCGGTGAGAGCACTTCCGTCTTGAACCACTTGATGAGGGGCTTGTTCTCGGCCAGGACCTCGTCTTTGTGAACGGGATCGCCTGCCTTCTTGATCAAATACTCATGGATCTCATCCGGCGCCACACCCAACTGATTGGCGAGGTTCAGGGGATAGACCTTCCCCGGCAATTCCGCACGAGCGACCGGCTGATTCGCACGCACGGTTTCTCCCGCTGTGACCAGCACGATGCCCGGCAGCGACAACAGCCGTCGACGACGGATGGTTGCCTGCTCGGTGACGGTGAGGCCTGGAGTGTAGGAATGCGCCATAATTTAAAGTCTAGGAGCTAATAGCTGATGGCATATGGCTGATGGTCAGAAATCAAGAGCTGATGCAAATCCGACTATACGCCATACGCTATCAGCCATCAGCTCCCCTTCGGGTAGAGATCGACGGCCTGATACCATTTCTTCAACGATGCCACTCTGGCATCGTGGTCGGTCGGCAACTGCAAGGGACGCCCGCGTCCATCGAGGAGGAGTCCCACCACACCGCCTTGCACCTCACGCGTGACGGCAACTCCTACCCCTGCCCCGAGGTTCACCTGTTTCGCCGGCTGAATCGTGATCGAGGCCTTCTGATCGCTGGCCAGAGGCACCAGCCGCAGATCGCCAAATGAGAGTTGCCCCTTATCGATGCGGCCATCTGAGAAGGTGATGGCATAGTCCGCACACCGTTCTCCATCTTTCCCCTGCCCGATCGGCGCAACGCAGGTCCCCAAGTAGACCATGCAATCACGAACGAAGACATCGGTTGCCGCCTTCTCATCGATCGCCGAGAGCACGCCCAGATGCGGCATCATGAAGATACTGTCGACTGAGAGCCTCGTCACCCCGAGCGGCTCATAGGCATCCACCATCATAAGCATCGACTGGATACGGCGCGGCGCATGGGACAGAATCCCGCCGCTCCCGACGATCAAATCGAGCTTGAGCATGTCGATCAACGTCTTGCCGGACTGCTGCTGTTCGAACACATCAGAAATCGTGCGTTCTTGTTGTATCCCCTTGAGGGCCGTCGCGAGGGACTTATGATGGATCAAGGCGAGCCGGAGCGCTTCACGGGCAATCGCATGTTCGATCTGCAACTCGTCCAGCGTCTGCGGAATCGTCGTCGGCCGGACCATCTTGTTCTTGATCCGGTTGCGGAGCGTTTGTTCGTCGATCGTAAAAGGCACCCACCGCATGATATTGGCGAGCCCTGCCTCCGCCAACACATTGGAAATACTGTAAGACATCCCGAGGTTCGCGCTGACAGTCCGGTTGAACAGTCCCTCGAAG is a window encoding:
- a CDS encoding glutamate mutase L; this encodes GLQMMVTGVVQNMTGESAQRAALGAGAIVIDVLASNDGRLPHEKIERIRTMRPDMILMSGGTDGGAVTHVVEMAEYIAAADPRPRFGATYKLPLVYAGNKDAQPQVKKILGEKTALVLTDNIRPVLERENLAPARNKIHDLFLEHVMQQAPGYKKLIEMAGAPIMPTPAAVGVIMETIAKREHLNLIGVDIGGATTDVFSVFEGLFNRTVSANLGMSYSISNVLAEAGLANIMRWVPFTIDEQTLRNRIKNKMVRPTTIPQTLDELQIEHAIAREALRLALIHHKSLATALKGIQQERTISDVFEQQQSGKTLIDMLKLDLIVGSGGILSHAPRRIQSMLMMVDAYEPLGVTRLSVDSIFMMPHLGVLSAIDEKAATDVFVRDCMVYLGTCVAPIGQGKDGERCADYAITFSDGRIDKGQLSFGDLRLVPLASDQKASITIQPAKQVNLGAGVGVAVTREVQGGVVGLLLDGRGRPLQLPTDHDARVASLKKWYQAVDLYPKGS